From a single Xiphophorus maculatus strain JP 163 A chromosome 5, X_maculatus-5.0-male, whole genome shotgun sequence genomic region:
- the LOC102223874 gene encoding melanin-concentrating hormone receptor 1-like, with protein sequence MDFLNVSYFSSGDSNLTRAEDDAPHCGASLPVIFGIICFLGIIGNCIVIYTILKKTKCRAKQTVPDIFILNLSIVDLLFLLGMPFLIHQLLGNGTWHFGAAMCTVITALDSNSQIVSTYILTAMTLDRYLATVHPIRFNHIRTPYVAVLVIGLVWVLSMFTIIPVWMYTGLMPLPDGLVACALLLPDLVNDTYWFTLYQFFLAFAIPLVIICLVFFKILQHMSASVAPLPPRSLRVRTRKVTRMAVAICLAFFTCWAPYYILQLIHLGVQNPSIAFSYAYNIAISMGYANSCINPFLYIVLSETFKRHFLRAVRPINRKFRVNPSTTDSVSMRIVPEGAQQEQASREMLPSNDPPQ encoded by the exons ATGGATTTCTTGAACGTTTCTTATTTTTCTAGTGGAGACTCAAATTTAACAAGAG CTGAAGATGATGCCCCTCACTGCGGTGCCAGTCTGCCTGTCATCTTTGGAATCATCTGTTTCCTGGGCATCATCGGGAACTGCATCGTCATTTACACAATTCTGAAGAAGACAAAGTGTCGTGCCAAGCAAACAGTCCCAGACATATTCATCTTAAACTTGTCAATCGTCGATCTCCTGTTTCTTCTTGGCATGCCGTTCCTCATCCACCAGTTGCTGGGCAACGGTACGTGGCACTTCGGTGCGGCCATGTGCACGGTCATCACTGCCCTCGACTCCAACAGCCAGATTGTCAGCACTTACATCCTCACTGCAATGACCCTTGACCGCTACTTGGCGACTGTTCACCCGATCCGCTTCAACCACATCCGAACACCATACGTAGCTGTACTGGTCATCGGACTGGTGTGGGTCCTGTCCATGTTCACAATCATCCCTGTGTGGATGTACACTGGTCTGATGCCTCTGCCGGATGGACTGGTTGCTTGTGCTCTCCTTCTCCCAGATTTGGTCAATGACACGTACTGGTTTACACTTTATCAGTTTTTCTTGGCTTTTGCAATCCCTTTGGTCATCATCTGCCTGGTGTTCTTCAAGATCCTACAACACATGTCCGCCAGCGTGGCACCGCTGCCCCCACGCAGTTTAAGAGTGCGGACCAGGAAGGTGACCCGGATGGCGGTGGCCATCTGCCTCGCTTTCTTTACCTGCTGGGCTCCTTACTACATCCTGCAGCTTATCCATCTCGGGGTGCAGAACCCAAGCATAGCTTTCTCATATGCGTATAACATTGCCATCAGCATGGGTTACGCAAACAGCTGCATCAACCCATTTCTCTACATTGTTCTCAGTGAGACCTTCAAGAGACATTTCCTCCGGGCGGTGCGGCCAATCAACAGGAAGTTCAGAGTAAACCCGAGCACCACAGACAGTGTCAGCATGAGGATTGTACCAGAAGGGGCTCAGCAGGAGCAGGCCTCCAGGGAGATGTTGCCCTCCAATGATCCCCCACAGTGa